In Zonotrichia albicollis isolate bZonAlb1 chromosome 9, bZonAlb1.hap1, whole genome shotgun sequence, the DNA window ttctgtggtttctttcctatagaaaagaactgtccctcCTGTCCAGGTGCTCTTGGCCTCAGGCACTTGACCACTCCATAGGGAAAGAGGAGCGCTGTGCTCAGTGGgatggagactgaggacagcagaggagagccctgggagggactgaagggtggtttcagagatgtTGGATCCTTTTGACATAGTAGAGAACAGGCATAGAAAGGAAGAATTAATGCCAAGGGAACctggggaggcccagactggacaccaggagaaaggaatttccctgccagggcagggctgtggtgcagcacgtcccccacagggagcctggagcagcccaaggctttatgtgggcaggctggggcaggcaggaggcagagctctcagcaaaggaaggggccagccaggtggggcagccgggggatgccgacagcctgcagagacagagacacagTTTTGCTCAGCATCAGAAACACCTTTTCTGTTCTTGTCCCAAATTGTCATCACTGTAACCAGTTCTCTCCTCTACCTTGAACATTTTGTCAGTCTTGTGCCGCACAGGGATCTATTTAAACTACAAGAAACTTCAGTATTTCAATCTCACTTCGAGTTCACGAGAAATTTTTTGAGCCCACCCTGATGGACAGaatctgatgcaaagagcaccaaagctcaagaggctcattaaagtccttgtgctgtgtctgtgctgctgagctgggtcaggctcctggcccagaggcagctcctggcaagggcagcactgcagagagacagctctggccaggagcagctcctgtgctcagcccagcagggctggggcactgccagggcccctcagggacaccagcagggcacagacagagctcacaggggctcagcactggcaggggcttgggatggccctgagggggctgtgtcacagcagctcgtctgtggctgtgtcatagaggcacagagcagctgggatgtcagcagagggctgtgtgacagcccaGGGtgggttgtgtgaggtcacagattgggctatgacatcacagagtttgttgtgtgaggtcatCAAGCAGCTATGGCATCATAGAGGGgactctgtgacatcacagagcaggctgtgatatCATGACATGGCTGTATGgcatcatagagcaggctgtgaggtcagagtgtgtgctgtgacattacagagtggcagtatgacatcacagggagggttttgtggcatcactgagggggttgtgacatcacacagcaGTCTGTGACATCATAATGTGAGGCCACAGAGCAGATCCTGCTTTCATACAGTGTGGATCTGGGGAATCAgggagtgggttgtgacatcactgggtggctgtgtaacaccatagagcaggctgtgaacTCACAGTAGAGACTGCGAAATCACAGAGTGATTTTCTGACCTCACGGAGACTTCTGTGATATCAAAGAGCAGCTCTCTCACATCATAGGGTGGCCTCCCAGAGTTGGCTCTCTGACATCACAGctggcagtgtgacatcacaggggactgtgtgacatcacaggggctgtgtgagatcactggggaggtcactctgccccggccccccctcacagctccccccagagcagtccaaccctgctcgtgcacagccgggtccccccctgtccccctgggtccccctgcccccagccccacagcctccaccaaaggatgttccacaggatccaccccagagcctgacatggggacGGGGgacggggccctgggggtggcacagggggtaCAGGGACtcccggcagcgtccccgtgttccccagggccagagcctgggccagggctccttcaccctgttacgAACGAGGgcttgagagcgctgaaaaaatccccagcaagggatcagaaAAATCCATATtaaatattaagggacagcagcacaaagttccttggcaagagtcactctgctcctgagtggacttcaggcacaccaaggaaaataaagcaacaaaaccaaacaaaatccagaaaatgaaaacagaaattaaccCAGAACTGGGGCTTTCCTTCCTCTGGACAAGAACTCTCCTTCTCGGACAGGTACCCATGGTCAAATTTGTGATTCCATCTCCAAGATTGTCTATTGTGACAGACTGGAAGAGATTGTTGGatcaaaacatttcatgtgtgggcaaggaaggggcaggtccagccttgccctgccctggagccccaatccccccagagcctctatcccagcccagcagagtctgccagtccctggcacagcacaggcaatgctccacagccacctctgcagcccccagcccagctcctgagggaccaaatgagcccaaggccCACCTGAGGGAAGGGACCAGGAAGACGaaggggtattgaaggctgaccacaaggcaagcacacatcttggccctacctcctcttggaatttccatctgaatactgctggaatccaggatttagtatctgtgtgtgtgcttcactctatcttttgtttcttttgctctttgtgtgtcttcttctccttcatctAATTCCCTCTTCTTGCAAATTTCGAGTAACTTAAATTTGAACAAGCTACAAGTTggtgaagttgaatgggccaagttcatgctttgagaaatattttttgttgattgaatgtcatattaaaccttttgccaaagtttcccTGATTTTCTAAAAGTGCCACTAAAGGTGGTTTAGTTGTTTTGACCTCTTGATGATCTTGTCAGTATTTCTCCAGTGTGTCCAACTCAGAagacacaaacaattgtaattccttttaaatgtctcctggACTGAGTTCTCTGGGGGATgggggtcagggcttgtgtgtcctgcttggcacaccccggcagggctttcccagccacattccacactccatttcccagctggagccgctgctgcctctgagttgtgctgccccagccccagggacgctctccttgtctgcccattcccccacggtctctgggcagggatggcctcagtgggggctgctgacatcctcagcaccttggaggctgctgctgaattttcctgctgcagaggcttgttcagccttcagctcttcagtgcaggaattcagtgtcccagggctcattaacattgtgaacacctgaacaagccaagcctctgggaataatttgatttaatttccaAATCTTTTGTGGTTAAGTAGATctcagtagtgtattcaaagtgaatacatgatatttaaaaagacagcgAGAATAGATTTTTTAGGtcttgtttagttttgttttcctgttcatAAATTGATATATGCAGTCTCCTATTGTCACTGAATCCAAGTATCTCCTTATGCAgtctgaatagatatgaaaatcaagacccttcatggctgacaatcaatcagactctgtccttacccccaccccaccatttcccccatccaaggcctggcactcagagcagccttgtgcagatctgagctccctccagcccaggctgcacctgcagctttcagatccttggctccaactcccacctgctttccttggagaaggagctgcccgagacccagagggatgttcatttcttgtcagccaacaaagccaagggaaggcacagctccatcaaatgcaaaagtcattcctctgctggataataaatccactttccacagcagacagtctcagagaaatggaaaacatcttctgtgcccagcacagatctcaAGGTCCCCcaaactctccctgccctgattctgcctagatttgctctttgcacacacaagtcacacactgaagtcaggagctccctccatgcccagtgggaggaaaagagagaaagggaatgaaGAGCTGTGCAGaaccaaggtccaagtgcagcccctgcagtgggagccacaactcatcaggtttgtgtcctttgggctcagggactggtgacactcagaggcacagaaaggtttcttgccaacaaacacaagctgaacatttgaacagtttaataacgatcacagctcttccctcagctcactgtgatgtcccagcagcatctgacatgtccactATGCcccagggatttctgtacaggaacaGTTTTAGACAAAGACATACGATAAGATAATTCTGtcatagatataaacacaattaaaattatGACTaatgatatattttttttaacttcagaaTGATTGGGCAACTTCCTGCAGCTCACAGCATGAAACCAATCAGGtgggtgggcacagagcaggctccTCTCTAGggcacttgcctgtttgcaatgccttgcacaggcgctggccctgccccacaaggcctggcctgagtcctgcccctgcacgcccagccaggctgagatggacacttatggtttctgggccaggctctctgagcccagcccagctccctgcaagctctgccagctgccctgagctctgggcagcaccaagggcctctccccagcccagcccagccggctctggccccacagctctgctcaggccaggctgctctgggcactgccccacgctctcagcccctggcaagggcacagcagcagctgcagctgccacaggactcagccccagccatgggggaaggtgcttggccaaggccaaaggaggctccctggctgccctgctcccctcgggctgaggtgctgagagctctgcagcccctgctgccaccccatctgcccagggcagcacaagagccgtggccttggggccctcaagagctgctcctgctccaggcccagggcccatgccaaagctggggcagcaacaaagctgtgcccatttctgttcattgctgctctgatggggatggatcctcagccacttggaggttgctgatgaattttactcTTCCAGAGGCCTCTTCTATCTTGAGctctttatttcaggaatttagtgagaaaatcacaaaacatttgttcaaaacacctGAACAAGAGAAGCCCTTgagaaaaaattaagttttcaaATCTTCTGTGGTTAATAAGACAGACTTCAAAAGTTAATTTAAAGTTAATATATTGTATTGGAAACAATGCAAAGTGaactgttttttcctgttttctattCTTGTTTGTAGAttgatatcagcaatgtccaattgatattgacccagagAACCTTCTACTACAGCCTGAATAGGTATGAAAATCGAGAcacttcatggctgacaatcaatcacacTCTGaacccaccccctccccaccatttccctcatccaaccactggcactcctatggatcaggaatggcgtggccagcaggagcagggcagggattagTCCCCGCTGCTCAggaccttgagtgctgtgtccagttctgggcccccaatttaggaaggacatggagcagctggagcgtgtccagagaagggcaacaaggctggggaggggtctggaacacaagtcctgtgaggagtggctgagggagctgggggtgtttatcctggagaagaggaggctcaggggagacaaggcagtgtcaggggaatggttggacttgatgatctcaatgGTTTTTCCACTCTTGCTGATTCTGGAATTCTCggaaaccacccttggagcagttgcaggatgagccctgggcctcctcttcaggagctccagcagcccaggtccctcagcttctcctgccagccccaaagcccatcctgtcagtcctgcagagcctctgagctcctcctcactgcccagaacagggagccccagagccagacacagcagcccagatgtgcccccctggcctggggtgcctctggcaagggagcagcagaaggcactgcaggagcctggagacaattcctgcagcacttgtaggatgatcctgctgcccacgggacgttcccatggtgccaagtcaagaactgcaatggggagtggggccagagaggaaagggcaaacagggatgggcttcTTGCAGGGtagggaacaggggtgggcaataggaagaaatctggatcaggaaagaggaaagaaagcaaaggtgaatccaaggaaatgctgagggcagtttgggggtggctgccatgcagccctggctctgagcaacagcgtctgcagtgggacaggaaactcccagctgatgggaacaaactttctggctgactgcagaggccaggacaaagctgagtggtttccctggtgtcccccagcccttgctggccccaggggctgatggcatttgtgctccctcaggctcatgtccccacaccaacagcatgggggtgctccccctgctctgtgcaatgcaaacaggggctcctgagccagtgctgccgtgtctgtgcctgcaaggatggagcacctgtgtgagctgggggagaggccagggctgcagagaagggatgttgttggcagctccatgaggacgctctgggacgctgccctgggctgtccagcactctggggatggatcagcccctgctctgctgctccttcccatctgccccagggcccttgcagagccccaaccatgctgtttgcccccagcctgcccacggccagcctggggctgctcacaggggttttctgtgctgaacattggcctgggtgtgttcttgagagagcctgggcaaggagcctggagccccaggccctgggctgaggcgtcagcgctgccccagcagtgcccatggcctgtccctgctgcagccctggcactgccacccccagggctgtgcccggccccgagagcactcaggccctgcagcaacaccagggccaccagggcagcggggcagggccacggcagcagcactggcaacaccaagtgctgctgctgctgggcacagctgctgggccagccctgatctgccccagctctgcacacagacattgctgctgcagctccagagagggcaacgaaagggcatctctgcagaacactctgctgggagatcctttagttcctttaaagccaccaagagAACAGCCCTTCATTGACAGAGTCTGTGgtcacagggaaggtggagagaaacaaaatgaccTATGTCACAAACAATAACATTACTTTGTGGACAACATTAAGAAGTTAAACTAAGAAAAAGGACCACCAATATGAAACCAAAAAGAAGAAtcaaagatgacttttattacaagtgatttgtaGAAATTGACCATCAGTTTAATGGtcctgaaaccatccagtcatcagtctcttcactgcagccttgagctcctggttcctcaggctgtagataaGGGGGTTcaaggctggaggcaccactgagtacagaactgacagggccagatccagggatggggtggagatgaaggggggcttcaggtaggtaAAAAATGAGGTGCTAATGAACAGGGAGACCATTGctaggtgagggaggcaggtggaaaaggctttgtgccgtccctgctcagagggaatcctcagcacagccctgaagatctgcacataggagaaaatcatgaacacaaaacaaccaaatgctAAACAGGCACTAACAGCAAGAAGCCCCAATTCCCTGAGGTTTGAGTGTgtgcaggagagcttgaggatctgggggatttcacagaagaactggcccagggcattgccatagcacaggggcagggaaaatgtattggccgttTGAtggagagcattgagaaaggcactggcccaggcagctgctgccatgtgggcacaagctctgctgcccaggagggtcccgtagtgcaggggtttgcagatggacacgtagcggtcgtagcacatgatggttaGAAGACAGAACACAGCTGcaatgaagaacagaaagaagaagagctgagcagcacatcctgtgtaggagatgttcctggtgtcccagagggaattgtgcatggctttggggacagtggtgcagatggagcccaggtcagtgagggccaggttgagcaggaagaagaacatgggcgtgtgcaggtggtggccgcaggctatggcgctgatgatgaggccgttgcccaggagggcagccagggagatgcccagcaagaggcagaagtgcaggagctgcagctgccgcgtgtctgccaatgccagcaggaggaagtgcctgatggagctgctgttggacatttgctggggctgcacatggGAACCTGTTCATGAGGAAAGGACAGTGAAGTGTTTGAGGAGATGTCTAtaaccaaaatcaaagccatttcccatACACCCTCTTCTTAAAACACATGGACACACTTGTCTGTTTAAGAGTtctgacattttctttttaagctctCCCTATGTTTCTCCTGCTCTTCCAGGATATCAGAAACCCTCGGCATTTCTGCTGCCCTTGGTATAAATGAGTGAGTTCCCTGTGGCAAGATAATGAGTGGAGACTGGAGGGAGAAGGTCTCACTTGATTGTGTTTGGAGTTTCTTTGGGCTTTCAATTTTATCAAATGGAGAGCCCAGCTCCACATTTATAGCCAAGGTCTCACATTGCTCATTTcaccaacccagcagcattttcagtgtcagaACACCTCTGCCTTCCCTCAGCAATCCTATAACTCAGAGATGCTCTAGGACAGGTTGGCACCCTGGATtggagctcccagcctggactgaaatctcaAGGAGATTTCAAAGTGTCCTTATGATGGCATTGGAttgagggagatgcagctccttccctggctgcactgacagcattgcccagagccgggcactggggacagcatcaccctgagccagctgtgccccctgccagagcccccagggccaggcagctgctcccagccctgtgctctgcagagggaactgggcccggggctgcagagctgccccacggctctgctgcagctctgcctgcacaggaggggctgcacgccttggagccccggccctgagggcagaggctgggctgggggacaggagggaggggcttgttcagagggaggagctgcactggaggggatcctgtgggcatctctaaactctccctgccacagcattgctggggtttgttttctctcattgcctgatcttctctctgcttcctggagatttccctcctgcaggtgtttccctgtgcctgatctctccctgccagcactcacagaccccaaatctctgtgcactctcctCGGCCCTACAGaaccctgcctgtttgcagggcactggctggggcaggttctgtttgcagatGGGACAAAGGACAGatcagactgagcctgatggctccagcaaaaGTAATGTCGTTGCTGTCCACGGGCAGAGGAGTGGCTGAAAGCACATTAGGGACCTCCTGTGAACCTATTGATCACTAAAAGTAACAGTTCAGATGTCTCAGGTACTTCTCAAAATTCAAAAATTCATAATCATCCTTTAATATTTATAACCCCTCCCCGCCATTCTCCAATAGTAGGAAACTGAA includes these proteins:
- the LOC141730214 gene encoding olfactory receptor 14J1-like, with the translated sequence MSNSSSIRHFLLLALADTRQLQLLHFCLLLGISLAALLGNGLIISAIACGHHLHTPMFFFLLNLALTDLGSICTTVPKAMHNSLWDTRNISYTGCAAQLFFFLFFIAAVFCLLTIMCYDRYVSICKPLHYGTLLGSRACAHMAAAAWASAFLNALHQTANTFSLPLCYGNALGQFFCEIPQILKLSCTHSNLRELGLLAVSACLAFGCFVFMIFSYVQIFRAVLRIPSEQGRHKAFSTCLPHLAMVSLFISTSFFTYLKPPFISTPSLDLALSVLYSVVPPALNPLIYSLRNQELKAAVKRLMTGWFQDH